The sequence below is a genomic window from Salinispira pacifica.
AGGAAATTCTCCAAGCCATGGAAGAACTGTCAACGGTTGCAGTTAACCTCCGGGAGCAGTCCTCCGACGTGAATCAGAAAAGCAGCAGCATTATGCAAAATATGGAAGATGTTGAAGGCTTTTCCCGGGAGGTGTCCAACGGCATCGGAGAAATCAGTTCCGGGGCAGTCCAGATCGGCCAGGCAATGAGCCATGTTGAACGCCTTACCCGGGATATGGGCAGTTCATCCGAGTCGCTGAACGGCAGAATCCAGGAGTTCAAGACATGAGTTCTGCGGATGTGATGCACTGAACCCCGGCATCCTTTAGTTTGCTTACCGCCGCTTCACCGTCTCCGGGCTTCAGATTCACAGCTCTGCTGGCGTCTTCAATGAGATAGGTGGTGTACCCGAGCCGCCGGGCATCAAGGGCGGTAAACATGACGCACACATCCAGAGCAAGACCGGCAATGTACAGGGTATCCACACCGGTCTCCTGCAGGTGCTCATGGAGGCCCGAAGAGGTTTGATGATCATTGTCAAAAAAACCGCTGTAGCTGTCCACACTCTGTTCCATACCTTTACGAAAGTTCTTTTGAACCGGGTCAAGGTTGAGGCCGGGAATAAAATTGGCACCCTCGCTGTGCTGTACACAATGCACCGGCCAGAGAATCTGATCCTTGCCATTCAGCCGGATCACTTCGCCGGGTTCCTTGTCCGGATGATTAGCGGCAAAGCTCATGTGATCTTCAGGATGCCAGTCCTGGGTGGTAAAGATGTGATCGAATCGGGACATAATCCTGTTAACCACCGGAACAACTTCATCCCCTCCGGGAACCGCTAGGGAACCTCCGGGTGCAAAATCATTCTGCAGATCCACCAATATCAGCGCATTCATACTATTCCTCCTGGTATTATTCGGGCGGGAGTCCGCCGCTGCCGTTCTTTGTAAGCCGGGATGACCGGTCTCATTTCAGCAGTTCTCATTTCAGCCGCTCTCCCTTGCATCCATAATCATATCCTGTCTCAAGTTGTGAAGCCGGGTCTCATTCCCTGCAGGGTAGCTGTGAGGGTTTACCAGCCGGGTTACCGCAGGGTGAAAACCTTTCAGCTGGGCTGCAGTATAGTCCCGGATCTCAGAGAGGGGTTTCCGCCGGTATTGAACAGCTCCGTCACGAAACATGGGGCGCAGCAGATCCTGGTAACTGTATTCATCACCGAATCTTTTCCATCGTGTGGAATCCATGGGATCGACAATAACCCCGGGGTGGTCAACCCCAAGGGAGAGATCGTATATGGCATCTCCCCGGAAAATTCCATCCTTGCTGTACCGCCGTATTTGATGCACCCCCGGGGTACTGCTCTTGATTGACTGTTCCGAAACTTTCAGACGGGGACTCCACTCCGTAATTGCAGGCTCACCGTGCATATCCCGCACTGCACTCAGCTTATAAATTCCGTCCAAAGCCGGCTGATCGTATGCGGTAATCAACCGTGTGCCCACACCCCAAATATCAATTTGAGCCCCCTCCTCCTTCAGGCTGGAGATCAGATACTCGTCGAGATTGTTGCTTGCCACAATTTTGGCATTCCTGAAACCTGCTTCATCCAGCATCCGCCGGGCCTCCCAGCTGAGATAGGTCAGATCCCCGGAATCCAGACGGATTCCAGCCAGATCATGGCCGGCCTCCCGAAGACGCTTTCCCGCTTCAATGGCGTTGTGAACTCCTGATTCAGTGGAATAGGTATCCACCAGGAGAAGTGAGTTTCCCGGCATTACATCCACGTATGTTTTGAACGATTCAAGCTCATCGGAAAATGACATTACCCAGCTGTGGGCAATGGTACCTTTCACCGGTATACCGTAATGTTTTCCTGCAAGCACATTCGAGGTTGCGGCACAGCCTCCGATGTATGCAGCCCGGCTGGCACCAAGTCCCCCGTTGCGCCCCTGGGCCCGGCGAAGGCCGAACTCCAGAACAGGATCGCCATGGGCTGCCCGCACGATCCGGCTTGCCTTGGTGGCTATGAGAGTTGGAAAGTTGATAAAATTCAGCAGAGGGGTTTCCAGCAGCATGCACTGCAGCAGGGGACCCTGAACCCGAAGTATGGGTTCAAAGGGAAAAACCGGCGTCCCTTCGGCGACGGCATCTATGCTGCACTCAAGCTTCATCTCTGCAAGATATTGGATGAAGTCCCTATGAAAGAGGCGCTTACCCTCTCCGTCCTTCAACGAAGCGATATACTCCAGATCAGTCCGGGAGAAATGATAGGAACTGAGAAAGTCACCTGCCTCATCAATTCCCGCAGCAATGCAGTACTGTCCGCCGAAAGGCGCCTTCCGGAAAAACAGATGGAATGTTCCTTCCATTGAACTGCGTCCCGATTTCCACAGACCGTACGCCATGGTGAGTTGATACAGATCGGTGAGCAGGGGTCCGTTTTCAATATCTGCCATAATGTTTTCAGATCTCATAACAGGTTTAAAGTACTCTTTCCCCCCTGCCGAGACAAATTTGAAGCACAGGCACATATATTCTTGACCTTGTTACTTGCATTAGTTAGGTTTTAGATATAGCCTTTGTGTGTGGGGTACTTATAGCAGTTGATACAGGCTGCGGGGGGCATTATGAGAGATTCAAGCAATCCCCCGGATCCACTTGAACTGATCCGGTGGGCGCACAATACATTTAGCGATAAACTGATCATGACCACAAGTTTCGGGATTTATTCTGCGGTGATGCTGCACCTTGCTACCCGGGTGGTTCCGGATATTCCGGTTGTATGGATCGATACCGGCTATCTCCCCCCCGAAACCTACCTGTTCGCCGAAGAGCTGAGAAAACGTTTGTCCTTGAACCTTCATGTGTATCAGTCGGAGTTGAGCCCCGCACGAATGGAAACCCTCTACGGAAAGCTCCACGAATCCCGTGATCCTGAAGATCTTGACACCTATGACTACATCAGGAAAGTCCGGCCCATGACCCGGGCATTGGATGCGCTGGGAGGCGAAGCCTGGATTGCCGGTCTCAGGAGTGAACAGACCGGTGCACGGAAACAGCTGAAACCGGTGGACAAACAGAACGGCACAGTGAAAATCCATCCTATTTTGCACTGGACCCGCACAGACCTGCTCAGTTATCTGGACGCCCACTCCCTATCCGCCCATCCCCTTCATCAGGAAGGCTATGAAAGCGTTGGGGATGCACATTCATCAAGACCCATGACAGCACAAGATCAACATCCCAGAGAAACCAGATTTCACGGGGTGAAGCAGGAATGCGGTCTGCATCTGGATCTTGATCAGGGACAAAACCGGGCGTTTAATTCCAGCCGTTTATAGATCGCAATTGCTGTGTTTCATACAATCTCCCTGCTGTTGACACAGCGTCACGGCGTAAGCTACTGTTAACCAGCATCAAAGAATTATTCAGGTTCTATTATCAGGAGGTTGCATGTTACCCATTGTCCGAGAGCCCCGGTTTCTTTTTGAATCACTGGCTGCAGCGGAATAACTTCACAAAGTAAGTAGCATCGTTATAATTCACGTCGGAATGTAATTTTCCGGCATCTGAATTCAGGGATCTGAATCCCTCCTGCCCTTCTTTCTAGTATTCCTCTGCCTGCTGATCAGTACCGGTCATTGCCGGTCGCGGCTTATCCTTTAAGAGGAAGACATTACCAATGAACACAACAAATTTGGAGTCCATCGGCTGGAACAGTCACTGGAACCGAAAATATCTCGAAACATGCAAAACCAACGTACAAGGAAAAGATTGTATACCGGCACGAATCACCGGCAGACACCATGACCTGTTCACCGTTCAGAGCGAAGATAGAGAATTCCTCTGTAATCCTGCGGGCAGGCTGAGACAGGGGCGTACATGGCCTGCTGTGGGAGACTGGGTGATTCTGCAGCTCCCGGACGATAACTCAAACGGAGTTATCCACACTGTTCTGGAACGAAGGAGCAGCTTCCAGCGCAGCGCATCGGGAAAACGGAGCTCTCTACAGATAATCGCAGCAAATATCGACCTGGTGCTCATCATATCCGGCATGGATGGCGATTTTAATCTCAGACGCATAGAACGGTACATGACCCTGGCCTGGGATTCCGGGGCGTCCCCCGTACTCATACTCAATAAAGAAGATCTGGTTGAGCATCCCGATGATTACGTCCACGAGGCGGAGTTGTACACGCCGGGAGCACCAATTTTTCACATATCTGCTAAAAACGGCAGCGGTGTGGATGCTTTGAGAAGTCATTTCACACAAGGGCAGACTGCAGTATTGGTGGGCTCATCCGGCTCAGGAAAATCCACGTTGCTGAATGCATTGCTGGGAGAGGATGTTCAGAAAACATCCTCTCTGCGCGAAAACGATCACCGCGGACGTCATACCACCACAAGCCGGCAGCTGTTTCCCCTTGCCGATTTCGGCGCAATAATCGATACCCCGGGTTTGAGAGAAGTGGGACTCAGCGTAGACTCCTCTTCCATGGATACGAGCTTCTCAGATATTTCAGAGCTTGCCGGGTATTGCCGCTTTAAAGACTGCAGCCATGAGCACGAACCGGGATGCGCCGTCCTGGAAGCTGTGAGAGAAGAGAGAATTCTCCCTGACAGGTATGAAGCATATCTCAAACAGAAGAAAGAGCTGTTCTTCATGCAAAACCGGCAGGAGGCTCTCCGGAGAAAGCATGAATGGGAAAAGGAAATTGCACAGTATGTGAAAAAACAACGGAAAAAGGCCGGAAAAGGGAGGGATGCTGAAAATGGGTCGTAAGTATGAACAAAAATACCAGTCAGTCAGCAGCGGCTTCGGCCCTTTCCGGTGCACACACTGCGGTACCGCGGTAATTCCACCTGCCTCCGGCTCCCGGCACCGCAATCATTGTCCTGCCTGCCTTCGCAGCCTCCACGTGGATCTGCTGCCCGGTGACCGGCGCAGCCGCTGCAGGGATATTATGCATCCCATTGCCCTCTGGGTAAAAGACGACGGAGAACTGTCGATTCTTCATCGATGCGAGAAATGCGGAACGGTGAAATCAAACCGGATTCTTCCCGACGACAGCGAGCCGTTAATCAGCGAACTAGCAGC
It includes:
- the rsgA gene encoding ribosome small subunit-dependent GTPase A; translation: MNTTNLESIGWNSHWNRKYLETCKTNVQGKDCIPARITGRHHDLFTVQSEDREFLCNPAGRLRQGRTWPAVGDWVILQLPDDNSNGVIHTVLERRSSFQRSASGKRSSLQIIAANIDLVLIISGMDGDFNLRRIERYMTLAWDSGASPVLILNKEDLVEHPDDYVHEAELYTPGAPIFHISAKNGSGVDALRSHFTQGQTAVLVGSSGSGKSTLLNALLGEDVQKTSSLRENDHRGRHTTTSRQLFPLADFGAIIDTPGLREVGLSVDSSSMDTSFSDISELAGYCRFKDCSHEHEPGCAVLEAVREERILPDRYEAYLKQKKELFFMQNRQEALRRKHEWEKEIAQYVKKQRKKAGKGRDAENGS
- a CDS encoding RNHCP domain-containing protein, with translation MGRKYEQKYQSVSSGFGPFRCTHCGTAVIPPASGSRHRNHCPACLRSLHVDLLPGDRRSRCRDIMHPIALWVKDDGELSILHRCEKCGTVKSNRILPDDSEPLISELAARPALAVGLA
- the pncA gene encoding bifunctional nicotinamidase/pyrazinamidase, whose amino-acid sequence is MNALILVDLQNDFAPGGSLAVPGGDEVVPVVNRIMSRFDHIFTTQDWHPEDHMSFAANHPDKEPGEVIRLNGKDQILWPVHCVQHSEGANFIPGLNLDPVQKNFRKGMEQSVDSYSGFFDNDHQTSSGLHEHLQETGVDTLYIAGLALDVCVMFTALDARRLGYTTYLIEDASRAVNLKPGDGEAAVSKLKDAGVQCITSAELMS
- a CDS encoding phosphoadenylyl-sulfate reductase produces the protein MRDSSNPPDPLELIRWAHNTFSDKLIMTTSFGIYSAVMLHLATRVVPDIPVVWIDTGYLPPETYLFAEELRKRLSLNLHVYQSELSPARMETLYGKLHESRDPEDLDTYDYIRKVRPMTRALDALGGEAWIAGLRSEQTGARKQLKPVDKQNGTVKIHPILHWTRTDLLSYLDAHSLSAHPLHQEGYESVGDAHSSRPMTAQDQHPRETRFHGVKQECGLHLDLDQGQNRAFNSSRL
- a CDS encoding nicotinate phosphoribosyltransferase → MADIENGPLLTDLYQLTMAYGLWKSGRSSMEGTFHLFFRKAPFGGQYCIAAGIDEAGDFLSSYHFSRTDLEYIASLKDGEGKRLFHRDFIQYLAEMKLECSIDAVAEGTPVFPFEPILRVQGPLLQCMLLETPLLNFINFPTLIATKASRIVRAAHGDPVLEFGLRRAQGRNGGLGASRAAYIGGCAATSNVLAGKHYGIPVKGTIAHSWVMSFSDELESFKTYVDVMPGNSLLLVDTYSTESGVHNAIEAGKRLREAGHDLAGIRLDSGDLTYLSWEARRMLDEAGFRNAKIVASNNLDEYLISSLKEEGAQIDIWGVGTRLITAYDQPALDGIYKLSAVRDMHGEPAITEWSPRLKVSEQSIKSSTPGVHQIRRYSKDGIFRGDAIYDLSLGVDHPGVIVDPMDSTRWKRFGDEYSYQDLLRPMFRDGAVQYRRKPLSEIRDYTAAQLKGFHPAVTRLVNPHSYPAGNETRLHNLRQDMIMDARESG